One Arvicanthis niloticus isolate mArvNil1 chromosome 3, mArvNil1.pat.X, whole genome shotgun sequence DNA segment encodes these proteins:
- the Ecd gene encoding protein ecdysoneless homolog isoform X1 — translation MEGNGKLTMVEDVVGYHLFLIPDKARDTEEHREILQKYIERIMTQFAPILVPYIWQNQPFNLKYKPAKGGVPAHMYGMTKFGDNIEDEWFIVYVIKQITKEFPELVARIEDNDGEFLLIEAADFLPKWLDPDNSANRVFFHRGELCIIPVPRKSERMSWLPRTPPTVQQALSIISAHPEAVLASESIQAAVDRRISGYPEKIEASLHRAHCFLPAAIVAVLKQRPRLVSAAVQAFYLRDPIDLRACRVFKTFLPETRIMASVTFTKCLYAQLVQQKFVPDRRSGYGLPPPSHCQYRAYELGMKLAHGFEILCSKCSPHFSDSRKSLVTASPLWASFLESLKRNDYFKGLLEGSAQYQERLEMAKNYFQLSIHRPESSLAMSPGEEILTMLQTMPFDVDELKTEEADLPPEDDDQWLDLSPDQLDQLLQDTAGRKESQPSPQKEEQQNYDVAQVSDSMKAFISKVSTHKGAELPRDSSEAPITFDADSFLNYFDKILGTKPQESDSDDLPQESDSDDLHEDDFECLDSDDDLGFEAQESESLKGTLGSLKSYMAQMDQELAHTSMGKSFSTRKQLNKDPPSQIANDNSDEEDSGAGDCAVEAVDVDLNLVSNILESYSSQAGLAGPASNLLHSMGVRLPDNADHNPSQPVKD, via the exons ATGGAGGGCAATGGGAAGCTCACAATGGTTGAGGATGTTGTGGGGTACCACCTGTTCCTGATACCAGATAAAGCCAGAGACACAGAAGAGCACAGAGAGATTCTTCAGAAGTACATTGAACGAATAATGACCCAGTTTGCACCCATACTGGTCCCTTATATCTGGCAGAATCAGCCTTTCAATCTCAAATATAAGCCTGCAAAAG GAGGTGTTCCTGCTCATATGTATGGCATGACAAAGTTTGGAGATAACATTGAGGATGAATGGTTTATTGTTTATGTAATAAAGCAGATTACAAAGGAATTTCCAGAGTTAGTGGCAAG GATTGAAGACAATGATGGTGAGTTCTTGTTAATAGAAGCGGCCGACTTTCTCCCTAAGTGGTTGGATCCTGATAATAGTGCCAACAGG GTGTTTTTTCATCGTGGGGAGCTGTGCATTATTCCTGTGCCAAGGAAATCGGAAAGGATGTCCTGGTTACCCAGGACACCACCAACAGTCCAGCAAGCTTTGAGTATAATCTCAGCACACCCAGAAGCTGTTTTGGCTTCAGAATCTATACAAGCTGCTGTGGACAGGCGCATTAGTGG GTACCCAGAAAAAATTGAAGCCTCTCTCCACCGAGCACACTGCTTCCTTCCAGCTGCCATTGTGGCGGTGCTCAAACAACGGCCCAGGCTGGTGTCAGCAGCCGTCCAGGCCTTCTACCTACGGGACCCCATTGACCTGAGAGCCTGTCGCGTCTTCAAGACATTTTTACCTGAAACACGAATAATGGCCTCT GTCACTTTCACCAAATGTTTGTATGCACAGCTGGTACAACAGAAGTTTGTGCCAGACCGGCGGAGTGGCTACGGGCTTCCACCTCCGTCACATTGCCAGTACCGAGCCTATGAACTGGGCATGAAGTTG GCTCATGGATTTGAGATTTTGTGCTCCAAATGTAGCCCACATTTTTCTGACTCCAGGAAATCCCTTGTGACTGCTTCACCGCTCTGGGCCagcttccttgaaagtctgaaaaGGAATGATTACTTTAAG GGACTACTGGAAGGTTCTGCTCAGTACCAGGAGAGACTCGAAATGGCAAAGAACTATTTCCAGCTCTCCATACATCGGCCAGAAAG TTCACTTGCTATGAGCCCAGGTGAAGAGATCTTAACCATGCTACAGACGATGCCATTTGATGTTGACGAGCTCAAGACAGAAGAAGCTGACCTTCCTCCTGAGGATG aTGATCAGTGGTTAGACCTCTCACCAGACCAGCTGGACCAGCTGCTGCAAGACACTGCTGGCAGAAAAGAATCTCAGCCCAGTCCCCAGAAGGAGGAGCAGCAGAACTATGATGTGGCACAGGTCTCAGACAGCATGAAGGCCTTCATCTCCAAAGTGTCAACCCACAAGGGGGCAGAGCTGCCCAG AGACTCTTCAGAAGCTCCAATCACTTTTGATGCAGAttcttttctgaattattttgatAAGATTTTAG GGACAAAGCCTCAGGAGTCAGACTCTGATGATCTGCCTCAGGAGTCAGACTCTGATGATCTgcatgaagatgactttgaatgtTTAGACAGCGATGATGACTTGGGCTTTGAAGCTCAGGAGTCTGAATCTCTGAAAGGAACTCTTGGCAGTCTCAAGTCCTACATGGCCCAGATGGACCAGGAACTGGCTCACACCAGCATGGGCAAGAGCTTTAGTACCCGGAAGCAATTG AATAAGGATCCTCCATCCCAGATTGCAAATGACAATTCAGATGAGGAAGATTCTGGTGCAGGAGATTGCGCTGTTGAAGCAGTGGATGTAGACCTGAACCTGGTTTCAAATATACTGGAATCCTACAGCTCCCAAGCTGGCCTGGCAGGACCTGCTTCCAATCTGCTACACAGCATGGGTGTGCGACTGCCTGACAACGCTGATCACAACCCAAGTCAGCCAGTGAAGGATTAG
- the Ecd gene encoding protein ecdysoneless homolog isoform X2, translated as MYGMTKFGDNIEDEWFIVYVIKQITKEFPELVARIEDNDGEFLLIEAADFLPKWLDPDNSANRVFFHRGELCIIPVPRKSERMSWLPRTPPTVQQALSIISAHPEAVLASESIQAAVDRRISGYPEKIEASLHRAHCFLPAAIVAVLKQRPRLVSAAVQAFYLRDPIDLRACRVFKTFLPETRIMASVTFTKCLYAQLVQQKFVPDRRSGYGLPPPSHCQYRAYELGMKLAHGFEILCSKCSPHFSDSRKSLVTASPLWASFLESLKRNDYFKGLLEGSAQYQERLEMAKNYFQLSIHRPESSLAMSPGEEILTMLQTMPFDVDELKTEEADLPPEDDDQWLDLSPDQLDQLLQDTAGRKESQPSPQKEEQQNYDVAQVSDSMKAFISKVSTHKGAELPRDSSEAPITFDADSFLNYFDKILGTKPQESDSDDLPQESDSDDLHEDDFECLDSDDDLGFEAQESESLKGTLGSLKSYMAQMDQELAHTSMGKSFSTRKQLNKDPPSQIANDNSDEEDSGAGDCAVEAVDVDLNLVSNILESYSSQAGLAGPASNLLHSMGVRLPDNADHNPSQPVKD; from the exons ATGTATGGCATGACAAAGTTTGGAGATAACATTGAGGATGAATGGTTTATTGTTTATGTAATAAAGCAGATTACAAAGGAATTTCCAGAGTTAGTGGCAAG GATTGAAGACAATGATGGTGAGTTCTTGTTAATAGAAGCGGCCGACTTTCTCCCTAAGTGGTTGGATCCTGATAATAGTGCCAACAGG GTGTTTTTTCATCGTGGGGAGCTGTGCATTATTCCTGTGCCAAGGAAATCGGAAAGGATGTCCTGGTTACCCAGGACACCACCAACAGTCCAGCAAGCTTTGAGTATAATCTCAGCACACCCAGAAGCTGTTTTGGCTTCAGAATCTATACAAGCTGCTGTGGACAGGCGCATTAGTGG GTACCCAGAAAAAATTGAAGCCTCTCTCCACCGAGCACACTGCTTCCTTCCAGCTGCCATTGTGGCGGTGCTCAAACAACGGCCCAGGCTGGTGTCAGCAGCCGTCCAGGCCTTCTACCTACGGGACCCCATTGACCTGAGAGCCTGTCGCGTCTTCAAGACATTTTTACCTGAAACACGAATAATGGCCTCT GTCACTTTCACCAAATGTTTGTATGCACAGCTGGTACAACAGAAGTTTGTGCCAGACCGGCGGAGTGGCTACGGGCTTCCACCTCCGTCACATTGCCAGTACCGAGCCTATGAACTGGGCATGAAGTTG GCTCATGGATTTGAGATTTTGTGCTCCAAATGTAGCCCACATTTTTCTGACTCCAGGAAATCCCTTGTGACTGCTTCACCGCTCTGGGCCagcttccttgaaagtctgaaaaGGAATGATTACTTTAAG GGACTACTGGAAGGTTCTGCTCAGTACCAGGAGAGACTCGAAATGGCAAAGAACTATTTCCAGCTCTCCATACATCGGCCAGAAAG TTCACTTGCTATGAGCCCAGGTGAAGAGATCTTAACCATGCTACAGACGATGCCATTTGATGTTGACGAGCTCAAGACAGAAGAAGCTGACCTTCCTCCTGAGGATG aTGATCAGTGGTTAGACCTCTCACCAGACCAGCTGGACCAGCTGCTGCAAGACACTGCTGGCAGAAAAGAATCTCAGCCCAGTCCCCAGAAGGAGGAGCAGCAGAACTATGATGTGGCACAGGTCTCAGACAGCATGAAGGCCTTCATCTCCAAAGTGTCAACCCACAAGGGGGCAGAGCTGCCCAG AGACTCTTCAGAAGCTCCAATCACTTTTGATGCAGAttcttttctgaattattttgatAAGATTTTAG GGACAAAGCCTCAGGAGTCAGACTCTGATGATCTGCCTCAGGAGTCAGACTCTGATGATCTgcatgaagatgactttgaatgtTTAGACAGCGATGATGACTTGGGCTTTGAAGCTCAGGAGTCTGAATCTCTGAAAGGAACTCTTGGCAGTCTCAAGTCCTACATGGCCCAGATGGACCAGGAACTGGCTCACACCAGCATGGGCAAGAGCTTTAGTACCCGGAAGCAATTG AATAAGGATCCTCCATCCCAGATTGCAAATGACAATTCAGATGAGGAAGATTCTGGTGCAGGAGATTGCGCTGTTGAAGCAGTGGATGTAGACCTGAACCTGGTTTCAAATATACTGGAATCCTACAGCTCCCAAGCTGGCCTGGCAGGACCTGCTTCCAATCTGCTACACAGCATGGGTGTGCGACTGCCTGACAACGCTGATCACAACCCAAGTCAGCCAGTGAAGGATTAG